One window of Medicago truncatula cultivar Jemalong A17 chromosome 2, MtrunA17r5.0-ANR, whole genome shotgun sequence genomic DNA carries:
- the LOC25486218 gene encoding F-box protein CPR1, protein MADVPTELFIDILSRLPVQSLLRFRSISKSLRSFIDSHTFTKHYLKNSFSIKIILRHNYDLYQLDFSNLTTHVKFSVPLNINLFNPNIDLLGGSCNGLLCISNGVSEIAFWNPNIRKHRVIPYLPIPRNESDFRLSKCVHGFGFDQSACNYKLVRVSFFEGIRHIMFKTQVRLFSSKTNSWKALPNIPYALYSTQPVGVFVENSLHWVVTRNRSQPCLIVAFNLTQEVFNEVPLPEIQMADNVKGFQIDVSLLGECLCMTVNHVSVRHHTTKVEVWVMKKYGFRDSWCKLFTFEDSCFNKPLRSLKPLCYSSDRSKVLLEVKGNLYRDCKKLFWYDLKSEEVTCVQGIPNFNETMIYVGTLLPPSLPIDNYNYIKA, encoded by the coding sequence ATGGCTGATGTTCCAACGGAATTGTTCATCGATATCCTCTCCCGCTTACCGGTACAATCCCTTCTCCGATTCCGATCAATTTCTAAATCACTTCGATCCTTCATAGATTCCCACACCTTCACCAAACATTACCTCAAAAACTCCTTCAGTATCAAGATCATCCTCCGCCACAACTATGATCTCTACCAACTTGATTTCTCTAATCTAACAACCCACGTTAAATTCTCCGTTCCTTTAAACATCAATttatttaaccctaatattGATCTTCTCGGTGGTTCATGTAACGGCCTCCTTTGCATCTCTAACGGTGTCAGTGAAATCGCTTTCTGGAACCCTAACATCCGTAAACATCGAGTTATCCCTTATCTCCCCATTCCTCGTAATGAATCTGACTTCCGCTTGTCCAAATGCGTACACGGTTTTGGTTTTGATCAGTCTGCCTGCAATTACAAACTCGTGAGAGTCTCCTTTTTCGAAGGGATACGACACATCATGTTCAAAACACAGGTGAGACTCTTCAGCTCCAAAACAAACTCGTGGAAAGCACTTCCTAATATCCCGTACGCTCTTTACAGCACTCAACCTGTGGGGGTTTTCGTTGAGAATTCTCTCCACTGGGTTGTGACTCGGAATAGATCTCAACCTTGTTTAATCGTCGCATTTAACCTAACACAAGAAGTTTTCAACGAAGTTCCTCTTCCAGAAATACAAATGGCAGATAACGTTAAGGGATTTCAAATTGATGTTTCACTTTTGGGAGAGTGTCTTTGTATGACTGTGAATCACGTGAGTGTGAGACATCACACTACTAAGGTTGAGGTTTGGGTGATGAAAAAATATGGATTTAGAGATAGTTGGTGTAAATTGTTTACTTTTGAGGATTCGTGCTTCAATAAACCTTTGAGATCTTTGAAGCCTTTGTGTTATTCTAGTGATAGAAGTAAAGTTCTGTTGGAAGTAAAAGGTAATCTCTATAGAGATTGTAAGAAGCTGTTTTGGTATGATCTCAAAAGTGAAGAAGTTACTTGTGTTCAAGGAATTCCTAATTTCAATGAAACTATGATTTATGTTGGAACCCTTCTACCACCTTCCTTGCCTATTGATAACTACAATTATATAAAAGCATGA